In Electrophorus electricus isolate fEleEle1 chromosome 14, fEleEle1.pri, whole genome shotgun sequence, a single window of DNA contains:
- the foxj1b gene encoding forkhead box protein J1-B, with the protein MPVLTSPDIANKFKEKWMMLHPEDQDNVSGSVNFDDSLTSLHWLQNFSILSANPERSPSFGCHPQQVFHLKNHLGGTDSPSSPPAGDTAATGTPQTPGNPTTSCSNFANASSYAHQQVGLYGHNGTMQTNPNEETDYKTNPLVKPPYSYATLICMAMQASKKTKITLSAIYNWITENFCYYRHAEPSWQNSIRHNLSLNKCFMKVPRQKDEPGKGGFWQIDPQYADMFVNGVFKRRRMPATNFTQRQSRLLPSCSSYSPERSQPMRASHLRDTAAGSKRKQALPKRGSKPGHVSESPLLASQIRTSDVLRGDFDLASVFDDVLGGNGSTFEDLDINTALSSLGCEMEASSHNQHTPTVPKWYGSEDEQACAYLEMNGMMGCGMEDLQQQQQQLQTQPQYYEGMALFSEQVQQHHPWEIKEEAQAIPLSLDQGYSLCEGFFSEMPLWEKGESFL; encoded by the exons ATGCCAGTGTTAACGAGTCCTGACATCGCAAATAAATTTAAAGAGAAATGGATGATGCTTCATCCAGAGGACCAGGACAACGTAAGCGGCTCCGTTAACTTTGACGACAGCCTGACGAGTCTACACTGGCTTCAAAACTTTTCTATCCTCAGTGCCAACCCAGAGAGATCCCCCAGCTTCGGCTGCCATCCGCAACAGGTCTTTCACCTCAAGAATCATTTGGGGGGTACTGACTCGCCTTCCAGTCCACCTGCCGGAGACACGGCGGCTACAGGGACACCCCAGACTCCGGGGAACCCCACGACGTCCTGCAGTAATTTTGCCAACGCAAGTTCTTATGCCCATCAACAGGTGGGACTCTATGGGCATAACGGAACGATGCAAACTAATCCAAATGAAGAGACTGATTACAAAACCAACCCTCTCGTCAAACCTCCATATTCATATGCTACGTTAATTTGCATGGCAATGCAGGCCAGTAAGAAGACTAAAATCACTCTCTCCGCCATATACAACTGGATCACTGAGAACTTCTGTTATTACAGACACGCAGAGCCGAGTTGGCag AATTCAATTCGCCACAACTTGTCTCTGAACAAGTGCTTCATGAAGGTTCCCAGGCAGAAAGATGAACCTGGAAAGGGTGGTTTCTGGCAGATTGACCCCCAGTATGCCGATATGTTCGTCAACGGCGTCTTCAAGCGAAGGCGAATGCCTGCCACAAACTTCACGCAGAGACAAAGCAGGCTGCTGCCATCCTGCTCCTCCTACAGCCCTGAGCGCAGCCAGCCAATGAGAGCGAGCCACTTGCGTGACACTGCAGCGGGGTCAAAGCGCAAGCAGGCTCTTCCCAAACGAGGCAGCAAGCCGGGCCACGTGTCTGAGTCGCCGCTGCTGGCCAGCCAGATCAGGACCTCGGATGTGCTCCGGGGCGACTTCGACCTGGCTTCCGTTTTTGACGATGTCCTGGGGGGCAACGGCAGCACGTTCGAGGACCTGGACATCAACACGGCACTGAGCTCGCTTGGGTGCGAAATGGAGGCGTCCTCTCACAACCAGCACACGCCCACCGTACCCAAGTGGTACGGCAGCGAGGACGAGCAGGCGTGCGCGTACTTGGAGATGAACGGCATGATGGGATGCGGTATGGAGGATctgcaacaacagcagcaacagctgcaGACCCAGCCTCAATATTACGAGGGAATGGCGCTGTTCTCAGAGCAGGTCCAGCAGCACCACCCATGGGAGATTAAAGAGGAGGCCCAGGCTATCCCATTGTCTCTGGATCAGGGCTATAGCCTGTGTGAAGGATTCTTCTCAGAGATGCCCCTGTGGGAGAAGGGAGAGTCGTTCCTGTGA
- the mgrn1a gene encoding probable E3 ubiquitin-protein ligase MGRN1 — MKSRISRCSVVSREGGRWNSILSHFNLNMGSVLSRRIAGVEDIDIQANSAYRYPPKSGNYFTSHFFMGGEKFETPHPEGYLFGENMDLNFLGNRPVQFPYVTPALHEPVKTLRSLVNIRKDSLRLVRYKDDADGNMEETGNTRALYGVEFCFDTDARVAITVYCQAFEEFSNGMAVYTPKTPAMVSESVHYKRGINQQFSLPSFKIDFTKWKPEELNFDLDRGVFPLVIQAVVDDGDDVIGHAHVLLAAFEKHVDGSFSVKPMKQKQTVDRVSYLLQEIYGIENKNNQEIKALEDENSDNSSECVVCLSDLRDTLILPCKHLCLCNACADTLRYQANNCPICRLPFRALLQIRAVRRKSASLRPSVSFSPVLSQSSDHTDNLNSEYIPPGYEPVSLLEALNGVQPMSPAVPSAPLYEEIQFSGDLSDPLNPGRRQQGTVDTGPGRSKGSTSPDGSARSTSSPVQEGG, encoded by the exons ATGAAATCCCGCATCTCGCGGTGTAGTGTTGTTTCCCGAGAAGGGGGTCGCTGGAATAGTATTCTCAG tcatttcaatCTAAATATGGGTTCAGTGCTTAGCCGAAGAATTGCTGGAGTTGAAGACATCGATATTCAAGCCAATTCAGCTTACAGATACCCCCCCAAATCAG GAAATTATTTCACCAGTCATTTTTTCATGGGAGGGGAAAAATTTGAGACTCCCCACCCAGAGGGATATCTTTTTGGAGAAAATATGGATTTGAACTTCCTAGGGAACAGGCCTGTTCAG TTTCCCTATGTGACGCCTGCACTTCATGAGCCTGTAAAGACCCTGAGGAGTCTTGTGAACATCAGGAAAGACTCTTTACGGCTTGTCAG GTATAAAGATGATGCCGACGGCAACATGGAAGAAACAGGAAATACCAGAGCTTTGTACGGTGTGGAGTTCTGTTTTGACACTGATGCCAGAGTGGCCATCACGGTGTACTGTCAGGCCTTTGAAGAGTTTTCTAATGGAATGGCAGT GTATACCCCTAAGACACCAGCTATGGTGTCTGAATCAGTCCATTATAAGAGAGGGATAAACCAGCAGTTTTCATTGCCCTCCTTCAAGATTGATTTCACTAAATGGAAACCAGAAGAG CTAAACTTTGACCTGGACAGAGGTGTGTTCCCACTGGTGATTCAGGCAGTGGTAGATGATGGGGATG ATGTCATAGGACACGCTCATGTTCTCTTAGCCGCATTTGAAAAG CATGTAGATGGCAGTTTTTCAGTGAAGCCCATGAAGCAGAAGCAAACA GTTGATCGTGTGAGCTACCTTCTGCAGGAGATTTACGGCATCGAGAACAAGAACAATCAGGAGATAAAG GCTTTAGAGGACGAGAACAGTGATAacagcagtgagtgtgtggtgtgtctgtctgacctGCGTGACACACTCATCCTCCCGTGCAAACACCTGTGTCTCTGCAATGCGTGTGCTGACACGCTGCGTTACCAGGCCAACAACTGCCCTATCTGTCGCCTGC CTTTTCGAGCCCTGCTCCAGATTCGTGCAGTGAGGAGGAAATCGGCCAGCTTGCGTCCTTCCGTCTCCTTCAGTCCAGTGCTCTCTCAGAGCTCAGACCACACGGACAACTtg AACTCTGAGTACATCCCCCCGGGGTACGAGCCCGTGTCCCTGCTGGAGGCCCTGAACGGAGTGCAGCCCATGTCGCCTGCCGTCCCCTCCGCCCCTCTGTATGAGGAGATCCAGTTCTCGGGCGACTTGAGTGACCCACTGAACCCCGGAAGGCGCCAGCAGGGTACGGTAGACACAGGACCAGGGAGAAGCAAAGGCAGCACATCCCCAGATGG gtcTGCACGCTCGACCTCCTCTCCTGTTCAGGAGGGGGGTTGA
- the ubald1a gene encoding LOW QUALITY PROTEIN: UBA-like domain-containing protein 1 (The sequence of the model RefSeq protein was modified relative to this genomic sequence to represent the inferred CDS: inserted 2 bases in 1 codon; deleted 1 base in 1 codon): MDELKHQVMINQFVLTAGCAADQAKQLLQAAHWQFETALSAFFQETNIPYGHHHQMMCTPANTPATPPNFPDALTMFSRLKASEGFSSSSPSMASMATSPPPPPVSWGMTPSVAGQQGLXGLKGLRPRRPTLPRAGRPPLTSRQPPNRRPAWPWKPRDEEADYVGPRSPPRPHTGVDRG, from the exons ATGGATGAACTTAAGCATCAAGTGATGATAAACCAGTTCGTCCTGACAGCTGGATGTGCGGCAGACCAGGCGAAGCAGCTTTTGCAAGCGGCACACTGGCAGTTTGAG ACAGCCCTCAGTGCC TTTTTTCAAGAGACTAATATTCCTTACGGTCACCATCATCAAATG ATGTGTACCCCGGCTAACACGCCTGCCACGCCCCCCAACTTCCCCGATGCGCTCACCATGTTCTCCCGCCTCAAGGCCTCGGAGGGCTTCAGCAGTAGCAGCCCCAGCATGGCCTCCATGGCAACCTCACCTCCCCCACCTCCGGTCAGCTGGGGCATGACTCCGTCCGTGGCCGGCCAGCAGGGACT TGGACTCAAGGGCCTGCGGCCACGCCGGCCCACCCTGCCCCGGGCTGGCCGTCCGCCGTTAACCAGCAGGCAGCCGCCGAACAGAAGGCCAGCGTGGCCATGGAAGCCGAGAGATGAGGAGGCGGACTACGTGGGCCCCCGCTCCCCTCCCCGCCCCCACACTGGGGTGGATCGGGGgtag
- the LOC113574816 gene encoding lipopolysaccharide-induced tumor necrosis factor-alpha factor homolog, whose translation MSFVVVAEDKLEKHSTEMLHITMRQQELQRRLSLLQQMQAFLKNKSLAGTVSEEEEQGLSELEKIKIELQLLSERAKYNYTTSYLQKRVRVLPAVQHNVMTGSSEVVVEVKDLSLSPATVHCPACLQQVTTVVRSKIGSTTFFLCFLSMLLGCVGGCCLLPFCVDNFKDVCHTCPSCHSEISTISRI comes from the exons ATGAGCTTCGTGGTAGTAGCGGAGGACAAGTTGGAGAAGCACTCCACGGAGATGCTGCACATCACAATGAGACAGCAGGAACTCCAGAGACGGCTGTCTTTGCTCCAGCAGATGCAGGCTTTCCTGAAGAACAAGAGCTTAGCAG GAACTGTCAGTGAGGAAGAAGAACAGGGACTATCAGAGctggaaaaaataaagataGAACTGCAGCTGCTGtcagagagagcaa AATACAATTACACCACATCTTATCTTCAAAAGAGAGTGCGTGTCCTCCCAGCTGTCCAACACAATGTGATGACAG GGAGCTCCGAGGTCGTAGTGGAGGTGAAGGACCTCTCCTTATCCCCCGCTACAGTGCATTGTCCTGCTTGCCTACAGCAGGTCACCACCGTGGTCCGCAGTAAAATCGGCTCAACCACCTTCTTCCTGTGCTTTCTGTCTATGTTGCTGGG TTGTGTAGGTGGATGCTGCCTGTTGCCTTTCTGCGTGGACAACTTTAAAGACGTCTGCCACACATGTCCGTCCTGTCACAGTGAAATCAGCACCATCTCTCGGATATGA